One genomic region from Osmerus eperlanus chromosome 6, fOsmEpe2.1, whole genome shotgun sequence encodes:
- the eif3s10 gene encoding eukaryotic translation initiation factor 3 subunit A codes for MPAYFQRPENALKRANEFLEVGKKQPALDVLYDVIKSKKHRTWQKIHEPIMLKYLELCVDLRKSHLAKEGLYQYKNICQQVNIKSLEDVVRAYLKLAEEKTETAKGESQQMVLDIEDLDNIQTPESVLLSAVSGEDTQDRTDRLLLTPWVKFLWESYRQCLDLLRNNSKVERLYHDIAQQAFKFCLQYTRKAEFRKLCDNLRMHLGQIQRHHNQSTAINLNNPESQSMHLETRLVQLDSAISMELWQEAFKAVEDIHGLFALSKKPPKPQLMANYYNKVSTVFWKSGNALFHACTLHRLYHLSREMRKNLTQEEMQRMSTRVLLATLSIPITPERTDIARLLDMDGIIVEKHRRLATLLGLQSPPTRQSLINDMVRFNLMQYIVPEVKEVYNWLEVEFHPLKLSGRVTKVLNWVRDQAEKESDLQQYVPHLQGNTILRLLQQVAQIYQSIEFSRLASLVPFVDAFQLERSIVDAARHCDLQVRIDHTSRTLSFGSDLNYSTKEDSPVGPFLQNMPSEQIRNQLTAMSSSLAKAIQVIKPASILQEREEQSQQAIAAYLKNARKEHQRILARRQTIEERKERLESLNIQREKEELEQREAELQKVRKAEEERLRQEAKEREKERIMQEHEQIKKKTVRERLEQIKKTELGAKAFKDIDIEDLEELDPDFIMAKQVEQLEKEKKELQERLKNQEKKIDYFERAKRLEEIPLIKKAYDEQRIKDMELWELQEEERISNMKVEREKALEHKQRMSRMMEDKENFVSKITAARSFIYEEKLAQFQERLVEERKKRMEERKKQRKEDRRNTFYRQKEEDAQRIHEEQLKKEREEAERIEQEQREEEEREYQERLRKLEEQERKQRARQQEIEERERRRDEERRAPEEKPAKEWAREEKEEGGGGGSGGWRKRTEGESEWRRPVPDREWRQEGREENDKEEKEVPFRRGGEVPRRAVEERAPRRAVDEEKGPRRAVEDERPVRKALDEDRGPRRAFDEDRAPRRGGDDDRGPRRGFDEDRAPRRGFDEDKGPRRGMDEPRAPRRGADDDWGPRRGGDDGPNGGEDAKPWKPLTKPEVALVSVAPGGWREREKAREESWAPPRDGGRDEAEEEAEERPSFKERRPPPRDREEGGGGGAWRRAGTDEASSWRDSRREEAGRGERREEAGRGERREEAGRGERREEASRGERREEAGRGERREEAGRGERREIDRRDDREIRAPPREQEEGGSWRRAGDEKREERKEEAPPRPREREREREGDGEKSSWRSDKDKENRRTKQETDDDGWTTVRR; via the exons ATGCCGGCATATTTTCAACGGCCGGAGAATgctcttaaacgagcaaacg AGTTTTTGGAGGTTGGTAAGAAGCAGCCAGCTTTGGATGTTTTGTACGATGTCATCAAGAGCAAGAAACATCGAACATGGCAAAAAATCCACGAGCCGATCATGCTCAAGTACCTGGAGCTCTGCGTGGATCTGCGCAAGAGCCACCTGGCTAAGGAGGGGCTCTACCAGTATAAAAACATCTGCCAGCAG GTGAACATCAAATCCCTTGAGGATGTGGTTCGTGCCTACCTGAAGCTggcagaggagaagacagaAACAGCCAAGGGGGAGTCTCAGCAGATGGTTCTGGACATCGAGGATCTAGATAACATCCAGACCCCCGAGAG TGTGCTTCTGAGCGCTGTGAGTGGTGAGGACACTCAGGATCGTACGGACCGTCTGCTGCTCACGCCGTGGGTGAAGTTCCTCTGGGAGTCTTACCGCCAATGCCTGGACTTGCTGAGGAACAACTCCAAGGTGGAGCGTCTCTACCATGACATTGCCCAGCAAG CTTTCAAGTTCTGCCTGCAGTACACTCGCAAGGCTGAGTTCCGTAAGCTGTGTGACAACCTGCGTATGCACCTGGGCCAGATCCAGCGCCACCACAACCAGAGCACGGCCATCAACCTCAACAACCCCGAAAGCCAGTCTATGCACCTGGAGACCCGCTTGGTGCAGCTGGACAGTGCCATCAGCATGGAGCTCTGGCAG GAAGCTTTCAAGGCAGTGGAAGACATCCACGGGCTGTTTGCCCTGTCTAAGAAGCCTCCTAAGCCCCAGCTGATGGCCAACTACTACAACAAGGTGTCCACTGTGTTCTGGAAGTCTGGAAATGCTCTGTTCCATGCCTGCACCCTTCACCGCCTTTATCACCTTTCCCGGGAGATGCGCAAGAATCTTACTCAGGAGGAGATGCAGAG GATGTCCACCAGAGTCCTTCTAGCCACCCTTTCCATCCCAATCACCCCGGAGCGCACGGACATTGCCCGCCTTTTGGACATGGATGGCATTATAGTGGAGAAACACCGCAGGCTGGCCACCCTTCTGGGCCTGCAGTCACCACCAACTCGACAGAGCCTCATCAATGATATG GTGAGATTCAATCTGATGCAGTACATTGTACCTGAGGTGAAGGAGGTGTACAATTGGCTGGAGGTGGAATTCCATCCACTGAAGCTGAGTGGGAGAGTGACAAAG GTGCTGAACTGGGTAAGAGACCAGGCTGAGAAGGAGTCTGACCTTCAGCAGTATGTACCTCACCTCCAGGGCAACACCATCCTCCGGCTCCTGCAGCAG GTCGCTCAAATCTACCAGAGCATTGAGTTCAGCCGCCTGGCTTCCCTGGTTCCCTTTGTGGATGCATTCCAGTTGGAGCGCTCCATTGTGGATGCTGCCCGACACTGCGACCTGCAG GTTCGCATTGACCACACCTCTCGAACCTTGAGCTTTGGTTCCGACCTGAACTACTCAACCAAAGAAGACTCTCCAGTGGGTCCTTTCCTGCAGAACATGCCCTCAGAGCAGATCAGGAACCAGCTGACTGCCatgtcctcctccctggccaAGGCCATCCAGGTTATCAAGCCTGCCTCCATCTTG CAAGAACGTGAGGAGCAGAGCCAGCAAGCCATCGCGGCCTACCTGAAGAACGCCCGCAAGGAGCACCAGCGCATCCTGGCCCGCCGGCAGACCATCGAGGAGCGCAAGGAGCGCCTGGAGAGCCTCAACATCCagcgggagaaggaggagctggagcagcGGGAGGCGGAGCTGCAGAAGGTGCGCAAGGCGGAGGAGGAGCGCCTCCGCCAGGAggccaaggagagggagaaggagcgcATCATGCAGGAGCACGAGCAGATCAAGAAGAAGACGGTGCGCGAGAGGCTGGAGCAGATCAAGAAGACGGAGCTGGGAGCCAAAGCCTTCAAAGACATCGACATCGAG gacctggaggagctggacccaGACTTCATCATGGCCAAGCAGGTGGAGCAGCTGgagaaggaaaagaaagagctGCAGGAGCGGTTGAAGAACCAGGAGAAAAAG ATTGACTACTTTGAGAGAGCCAAGCGTCTAGAGGAGATACCTCTGATCAAGAAGGCCTACGACGAGCAGCGCATCAAGGACATGGAGTTATGGGAGctccaggaagaggagagg ATCAGCAACATGAAGGTGGAGCGTGAGAAGGCTCTGGAGCATAAGCAGAGGATGTCCAGGATGATGGAGGACAAGGAGAACTTTGTGTCCAAGATCACAGCTGCGCGCAGCTTCATCTACGAG GAAAAACTGGCGCAGTTCCAGGAGCgcttggtggaggagaggaagaagcgcatggaggagaggaagaaacaaCGCAAGGAAGACCGCCGCAATACTTTCTACCGCCAGAAAGAGGAGGATGCCCAGCGCATCCATGAGGAGCAGCTCAAAAAAG AGCGCGAGGAGGCCGAGCGCATCGAGCAGGAGCagcgcgaggaggaggagagggagtaccAGGAACGCCTTCgcaagctggaggagcaggagaggaagcagcGTGCGCGCCAGCAGGAGATCGAGGAGCGCGAGCGCCGTCgcgacgaggagaggagagccccCGAAGAGAAACCAGCCAAG GAATGggcaagagaagagaaggaggagggaggcggaggagggagtggtGGCTGGAGGAAGCGCACAGAGGGTGAATCGGAGTGGCGACGACCTGTTCCTGATAG GGAGTGGAGACAGGAAGGCCGAGAGGAAAATGACAAAGAGGAAAAGGAGGTCCCTTtccggaggggaggagaggtgcccCGCCGGGCCGTAGAGGAACGAGCACCTCGGCGCGCCGTGGACGAAGAGAAAGGCCCACGCCGCGCCGTGGAGGACGAGCGTCCCGTCCGCAAGGCGCTGGATGAGGACCGCGGGCCGCGAAGGGCCTTCGATGAGGACCGCGcccccaggagaggaggggacgacGACCGTGGCCCCCGCCGTGGCTTTGATGAAGACCGTGCCCCCAGGCGTGGCTTTGATGAAGACAAAGGTCCCCGCCGAGGCATGGACGAGCCTAGGGCTCCCCGCCGGGGGGCGGATGACGACTGGGGtccaaggagaggaggagatgatgggcCCAATGGTGGAGAGGACGCCAAGCCCTGGAAACCCCTTACCAAACCCG AGGTAGCTCTGGTGTCTGTTGCTCCAGGTGgttggagggagcgagagaaggcCAGGGAGGAGAGCTGGGCCCCGCCCCGTGATGGTGGCCGCGACGAGGCTGAAGaagaagcagaggagagaccGAGCTTCAAGGAGCGCCGTCCTCCTCCCAG AGAccgagaggagggtggaggaggaggagcctggagaAGGGCAGGTACCGATGAGGCGTCCAGCTGGAGGGACTCTCGCCGCGAAGAGGCTGGCCGAGGAGAGCGCCGCGAAGAGGCCGGCCGAGGAGAGCGCCGCGAAGAGGCTGGCCGCGGAGAACGTCGCGAAGAGGCTAGCCGAGGAGAGCGCCGCGAAGAGGCTGGCCGAGGAGAGCGCCGCGAAGAGGCTGGCCGCGGAGAACGTCGCG